One region of Parambassis ranga chromosome 21, fParRan2.1, whole genome shotgun sequence genomic DNA includes:
- the LOC114426641 gene encoding interferon-induced protein 44-like isoform X2, producing MGAFSSKVPWRKVPWGNNEDDLQYVKDYKPAKRNIKHLRVLLYGPVGAGKSSFINSVNIIMQRRNAIPAAASAITSDKSFTKKYQTHRIQIGRGDNKKFYPFVFNDIMGVENGMDSGVCPEDIKLAMKGHVKEGYKFNPVAPLSEGDQYYKNKPSEDDKVHVLVCVLSANAPEIKDSVLQKMSSVRETAADLGIPQMAIITNIDTACPETEKDLKNVYRSTYMQDKMKKFSSAIGIPLNCMFPVKNYSYETRLKDDVDTLIISALRPMIDFGDDFIENIVEQNVEEVNQGIEDEGR from the exons AAACAATGAGGATGATCTCCAGTATGTGAAGGACTACAAGCCAGCAAAAAGAAACATCAAACACCTCAGAGTTCTTCTGTACGGTCCAGTTGGTGCAGGAAAGTCCAGCTTCATCAACTCTGTTAACATCATCATGCAACGCAGAAATGCAattcctgctgcagcctctgcaaTCACCAGTGATAAGAGTTTCACTAAAAAA tATCAGACTCATAGAATCCAGATAGGAAGAGGAGACAACAAGAAATTTTACCCTTTTGTCTTCAATGACATCATGGGTGTGGAAAACGGTATGGACAGTGGTGTTTGTCCTGAAGACATCAAACTGGCCATGAAGGGACATGTGAAGGAGGGTTACAAG TTCAACCCAGTTGCTCCACTGTCAGAAGGTGATCAGTACTACAAGAACAAACCCTCTGAAGATGACAAAGTCCATGTTctggtttgtgttttatctgcCAATGCACCAGAAATTAAGGATTCAGTTCTGCAGAAGATGAGCAGTGTCAGAGAGACAGCTGCTGACCTGG ggattCCTCAAATGGCAATAATTACCAACATTGATACAGCCTGtcctgaaacagaaaaagaccTGAAGAATGTGTACAGGAGCACATATATGCAGGACAAG ATGAAAAAATTCAGCTCAGCCATAGGAATCCCACTGAACTGCATGTTTCCAGTGAAGAACTACAGCTATGAAACTCGCCTGAAGGACGACGTGGACACTCTGATCATAAGTGCTCTGAGACCAATGATCGACTTTGGAGATGACTTCATTGAAAACATTGTAGAACAAAATGTGGAGGAAGTAAATCAAGGAATTGAGGATGAGGGGAGATGA
- the LOC114426641 gene encoding interferon-induced protein 44-like isoform X1: MGIFSSKEKRPESPILNEPWREEPLGNNEDDLQYVKDYKPAKRNIKHLRVLLYGPVGAGKSSFINSVNIIMQRRNAIPAAASAITSDKSFTKKYQTHRIQIGRGDNKKFYPFVFNDIMGVENGMDSGVCPEDIKLAMKGHVKEGYKFNPVAPLSEGDQYYKNKPSEDDKVHVLVCVLSANAPEIKDSVLQKMSSVRETAADLGIPQMAIITNIDTACPETEKDLKNVYRSTYMQDKMKKFSSAIGIPLNCMFPVKNYSYETRLKDDVDTLIISALRPMIDFGDDFIENIVEQNVEEVNQGIEDEGR; the protein is encoded by the exons atGGGCATTTTTAGCTCTAAGG AAAAACGACCTGAGTCTCCCA TTCTTAATGAGCCATGGAGGGAGGAGCCCTTGGG AAACAATGAGGATGATCTCCAGTATGTGAAGGACTACAAGCCAGCAAAAAGAAACATCAAACACCTCAGAGTTCTTCTGTACGGTCCAGTTGGTGCAGGAAAGTCCAGCTTCATCAACTCTGTTAACATCATCATGCAACGCAGAAATGCAattcctgctgcagcctctgcaaTCACCAGTGATAAGAGTTTCACTAAAAAA tATCAGACTCATAGAATCCAGATAGGAAGAGGAGACAACAAGAAATTTTACCCTTTTGTCTTCAATGACATCATGGGTGTGGAAAACGGTATGGACAGTGGTGTTTGTCCTGAAGACATCAAACTGGCCATGAAGGGACATGTGAAGGAGGGTTACAAG TTCAACCCAGTTGCTCCACTGTCAGAAGGTGATCAGTACTACAAGAACAAACCCTCTGAAGATGACAAAGTCCATGTTctggtttgtgttttatctgcCAATGCACCAGAAATTAAGGATTCAGTTCTGCAGAAGATGAGCAGTGTCAGAGAGACAGCTGCTGACCTGG ggattCCTCAAATGGCAATAATTACCAACATTGATACAGCCTGtcctgaaacagaaaaagaccTGAAGAATGTGTACAGGAGCACATATATGCAGGACAAG ATGAAAAAATTCAGCTCAGCCATAGGAATCCCACTGAACTGCATGTTTCCAGTGAAGAACTACAGCTATGAAACTCGCCTGAAGGACGACGTGGACACTCTGATCATAAGTGCTCTGAGACCAATGATCGACTTTGGAGATGACTTCATTGAAAACATTGTAGAACAAAATGTGGAGGAAGTAAATCAAGGAATTGAGGATGAGGGGAGATGA